GAGAAACTCATCGGAATTCTGGGAGAGGACGCAGGGTCTAATGCTTATGGCGCCAATGGCTGCAACGACCGTGGCTGTGACAATGGAACTCTGGCCATGGGCTGGGGTAGTGGAACTGCGAACTTCCCTTATCTGGTTACACCCGAGCAAGCCATTCAGAATGAAGTCCTGGATTACGGCAATGGACAGACCAATGTTTTTACTGTGACTGACAACTGGGCACTGACGGAGATGGCCGCCCTAgcctcccaagctgatgtTGCTCTGGTTTTCGTAAACGCTGACTCTGGCGAGGGATTCATCAATGTTGACGGTAACGAGGGTGACCGCAAGAACCTGACTCTGTGGAAGAACGGCGAAGAGGTGATCAAGACTGCTGGTCAATACTGCAACAATACTATCGTCGTGATCCACAGCACATCCGCTGTCCTGATTAGCGATTGGTATGACAATGACAACATTACCGCTATTGTCTGGGCTGGTTTGCCAGGCCAGGAGAGCGGTCGCAGCTTGGTGGATGTACTGTATGGTCGCGTCAACCCCGGTGGTAAAACTCCATTCACTTGGGGTAAGACTCGCAAGGACTATGGCCCTTCTATCCTCACAGTGCCCAACAACGGTGCAGATGCTCCTCAGGATGATTTCGAGGATGGCATCTTCATTGACTATCGCCGTTTCGACAAGGACAACATTGAGCCCATTTACGAGTTTGGCTACGGTCTGAGCTACACCAAATTTGCTTTTTCCGACCTCAAGGTCACCCCTCTTACCTCATTCAAACACCACGAATACAAGGCGACTACTGGAAAGACCCAAAAGGCCCCCGTTTTCGGCGAAGTTGGCGAAGCCTCGGATAACCTTTTCCCCAAGGGCATTCAACGCGTCCGCCAGTACCTTTACCCGTGGTTGAACTCCACCGACCTGCGTGCCTCGTCCGGTGATCCTGACTACGGCATGGAATCTAAGGACTACCTTCCTGAGGGTGCTACCGATGGTTCCCCCCAGGAACTTCTCCCCTCCAGCGGTAACTCCGGTGGCAACCCCGCTCTGTTTGAAGACCTCTACCAGGTGACCGCTACTATTACTAACACCGGATCCGTGACTGGTGATGAGGTTCCCCAGTTATACGTCTCTCTCGGCGGCGGCGATGACCCCTCAAAGGTTTTGCGCCAGTTTGACCGAGTCACCATTGCCCCTGGCCAGACCATTCAGTGGACCACTACTCTGACCCGCCGTGATGTCTCTAACTGGGACGTTGCCTCCCAGAACTGGGTGATTTCAGACGCCCCAAAAACGGTTTATGTCGGCAACTCATCCCGCAAGTTGCCTCTCTCGGCCGCATTGCCCGTGGTCGAGTAaattttctttcatttttctGTGCTGGAAGCAGGATAGTACACATTCCCACATGAGCCATTTTCTCGGCAGCCAGTATTGCACATAGTTTTTTTTCTACCCAAGAGATGCCTCCTGTGACGACTTTGATAGTTGACAAAACCCCATTAGTAGTTTCAATTGGACTATTTTACGGCATCATAGAATTGTACTTCCGATGCTGTGATCCCTCACACCTATTTCTAACTCCAGTTAATACATCGACCAAATCCATAACATGCACGCCATCCATGTCCACCCAGCACCACCCTCCAAAACAGCCTATTCCCCAGCCAACCCCGCCCCAACAACAGCCCTCCACAATGACAAAATCCCCATCCCAACTCCAACAGCCCCAAACCAGCTCCTAATCCACATCAATGCAACAACCGTAGTCCGCGACATGCTCACATGGCCCGAGACATACTACCAACCCTACACAATCCCAGGCCATGACTTTTCAGGCACAGTAGCATCAGTTTCCCGAGGTTCGACAACAACCCTCAAACCCGGCACCGCCGTCTTCGATATGACGTCCGCAGACCACGGCTCAACCTGGGCATCATACGCACTCGTCGCAACTGACGAGGTCGCACCCAAACCAGCCACTCTCGGATGGGAAGAGGCCGCGGCATTACCGCTTAGCGCGCAGACGGCGTACGAGGCGGAGGCACTCTTTGTGCATGCGGGTCTTCCGCTTCCTCTTTCAGTCGGGTGTGCGCCCTCAGAACCACAGCGTTACCGGGAGAAGGATCCCCAGCATGCTCGTCATTTGGAAAAGTGGGTGCTTGTTACTGGTGCTGTTGGGGGTTTCCTTGTGCAGCTTGCTGCACGTGCTGGGATGCATGTTGTTGCGGCTAGTGGGCCTGTTGCGAGGAATGGGGCGTTTTCGATGGAGTTGGGGGCTGAGGGGGTTGTTAAGTATGTGGACTTAGAGGGTGGTCAGGAGCGTCGGTTTGATGTTGTTGTTGACTcggttgatgagaaggtcCTGGAGTGGTGTTGGGGGTCTGTGAAGGAGGGAGGTGTGTTGATATCTGTGGATTCGGCGAGCTTTGATTTTTGTCGAGGTTCACGCGAAGCGTGGGTTGAGGAGGGATGGGGTTAAGGCATTGTTTTATTATTATTGAGGGAAGTGGGCAGGTTTTGTGTGCTCTGGGTGAGTTGGTGGCGAGGGGAGAGCTGCGGTCGTTTGTTGCTGCTAGTTTTGGAATTGACTGAAAGAGGCTTCTGATTATGCTAATGGGAGGTTTGATGGTCGAGGGAAGGTTGTACTTACGGTTGAGATTCACTAAATCCAGTCAGAATCACATCTAGACAGAGGGTAAATGGTTCAACCATCTGCGCAGTATAATCTTTCCCTGGCATCATACCGCATCCGACCCGTAGCCCTGTTTGTAGCTGACCGACTCATTCCCTAAAGGAAACACAGCAATTATTGGCCCAGTCGTCTCGGTAGAGCTACTTAGCTTGCTCATATTATCGCACAATTGCAGAGGATGGTAGTCTTTGGCGCTCTGTTTCCATGTGAAGTAGTGCAGGACATGAAGGAAATTAACATCCATCACATCAAAGCCCCCCCAAAAGGACGGTAAAGCTCATAGCTCTTGAACTCGCATTCGGAAGTTATCGTTTGTGACGAGCTCCAATCGACAAAGACTGTGGCTGGTGGAGATCAAGCCGATACTACTATGCCTGTAGGCAGACCATACAAAAGGTACGTGTGCAaatgtttctttttcttaaATATGTTATTATAGGGCCCTTTTCTTGACGGATGCTGATTTCCAATTCCATAAtagtgcttttttttttttttttaaaaaaaaaattccaaggCAAGCTTCGGGGGCAGCTTTAAAAGTGATCTTATATCAAGCACATAGGAGGTTGAAATTTTGAATCGTAAGATAGCCTAAAACCTAGTCAATAATTCGAAATATCGGATTTTGATAGACAGGAAATCCTTTACGAAGATTAATTTTAGGCATGATGAACGTAGTGATTGATAGTTAAAGAGAAAGTTGTGATCAGGGAAAAATAGTACCATAGATGTGATCCATTCCACGTAGGTGACGGGGAGGGTCTGATGTAACGGCCGTTTTATTGCAAAACATGTGTTGGTAGTAATTTACCAGGCAGAGGGTCCTTCATCCGTTTTTAAGGCTCTCTCTTCCACTGTAGCCGCATGATAGGCATTCCTCTTAGTTACACGATCGCTCTCATCATCAGAGCCATCGCATGGAGCAGGGAGCTCTCTAATCTGACAGTGACTAATACGATGAACGGTAGGAGTCGGCAGAGACGTTCGTGATAATATCTTTCTGTGAAGAGCAAAGGCCTGGTTGATTATGTTCTGGACCTGGCCAATAATCGAGTGTCGCTCGTTGTCCCAGGAGAATACCTTGATTGTATACTGAAAAAACGGTGTAAGTCACGATATTGCTCAGGATTCCGCTTTCAAAGTCACTTACCCGACCCCAATTGGTCAGATGTATGAACACCCATTTTGAACCGTCGGTTATAACGCCGTAGAGAACTGCGTCCCGTCCGGCAAGCTTACGAGCATGGTGGATAATCGACATATTTCTAAGCAGAATCCAGCTTTGAGGCACCGGACTTTTAGACTTCATAGCGATCATGTTTGTTTCCAGTTCCCAGCAGTGACCATACCACAAGACGTAGTCAATGAGATTCTCTGGAGCTAGAAACTTGTTGTCTTCCATTTCTCGCGTGAATATCCGCTTCCGAAAGCTCCAGTGGGGTAAATCCAGGGGTCTGTGAGGATCAAGTAGCTCTTTCTTGATCGTTTCTGCAAGTAGCGAGAGGAGAAGTGATTCTATTCTCACTGGGAACAAAGGATGTGTACTACCCTTTGGAGTAGTGATTAGCTCAAGATCGTCCCACAAGCACGCTAATCGGTCATCAGCAACCAATAAACAGATTAGGTGATGAGCGGAAACTCACCGAGGCGATCTGGAATTTTCCAAGTGCTTCTTGCGCTGAGTTGTCTCTTATTCCACCACCGAGTGGGCGAAAGGCCAAAAGCCTCCACTACACGTCGGTGTTCCTCGGTTGCTTTGATCAGAGCACA
The nucleotide sequence above comes from Penicillium digitatum chromosome 1, complete sequence. Encoded proteins:
- a CDS encoding Beta-glucosidase 1 — its product is MKFAWLEVAAFTASVADAKSLAYSPPYYPSPWMTGAGEWSEAYTRAVEFVSNLTLAEKVNLTTGAGWEQERCVGETGGIPRLGMWGMCMQDSPLGVRSSDYNSGFPSGVNVAATWNKRLAYQRGMAMGEEHRDKGVDVQLGPVAGPLGKYPDGGRNWEGFSPDPVLTGVMMAETIKGVQDAGVIACAKHFIGNEQEHFRQSSEAQGYGYNISQSVSSNIDDKTMHELYLWPFVDSIRAGVGSVMCSYNQINNSYGCANSYSLNKLLKGELGFQGFVMSDWGAHHSGVESALAGLDMSMPGDVILGSPYSYWGTNLTISVLNGTVPEWRIDDMAVRIMSAYYKVGRDRFRTPPNFSSWTRDEYNFKHYIVNEAWGKVNERVNVQRDHAQIIRKTGSDSTVLLKNKGGALPLTYGEKLIGILGEDAGSNAYGANGCNDRGCDNGTLAMGWGSGTANFPYLVTPEQAIQNEVLDYGNGQTNVFTVTDNWALTEMAALASQADVALVFVNADSGEGFINVDGNEGDRKNLTLWKNGEEVIKTAGQYCNNTIVVIHSTSAVLISDWYDNDNITAIVWAGLPGQESGRSLVDVLYGRVNPGGKTPFTWGKTRKDYGPSILTVPNNGADAPQDDFEDGIFIDYRRFDKDNIEPIYEFGYGLSYTKFAFSDLKVTPLTSFKHHEYKATTGKTQKAPVFGEVGEASDNLFPKGIQRVRQYLYPWLNSTDLRASSGDPDYGMESKDYLPEGATDGSPQELLPSSGNSGGNPALFEDLYQVTATITNTGSVTGDEVPQLYVSLGGGDDPSKVLRQFDRVTIAPGQTIQWTTTLTRRDVSNWDVASQNWVISDAPKTVYVGNSSRKLPLSAALPVVE
- a CDS encoding Zinc-containing alcohol dehydrogenase, putative → MHAIHVHPAPPSKTAYSPANPAPTTALHNDKIPIPTPTAPNQLLIHINATTVVRDMLTWPETYYQPYTIPGHDFSGTVASVSRGSTTTLKPGTAVFDMTSADHGSTWASYALVATDEVAPKPATLGWEEAAALPLSAQTAYEAEALFVHAGLPLPLSVGCAPSEPQRYREKDPQHARHLEKWVLVTGAVGGFLVQLAARAGMHVVAASGPVARNGAFSMELGAEGVVKYVDLEGGQERRFDVVVDSVDEKVLEWCWGSVKEGGVLISVDSASFDFCRGSREAWVEEGWG